A window of the Dongshaea marina genome harbors these coding sequences:
- a CDS encoding FAD assembly factor SdhE: protein MAEIIEHSRLRWACRRGMLELDVILMPFFEHEFESLSELQQQQFSELLTHDDPDLFQWFMKHQTPQEAHLAAMVELILERNRARRQG from the coding sequence GTGGCAGAGATAATTGAGCATTCTCGTCTGCGTTGGGCGTGTCGTCGTGGCATGTTGGAGTTGGATGTGATCCTGATGCCTTTTTTTGAGCATGAGTTTGAGTCGCTTTCAGAGCTTCAGCAGCAGCAATTTTCTGAGCTGTTAACCCATGATGATCCGGATCTGTTTCAGTGGTTTATGAAGCACCAAACACCACAGGAGGCACATTTGGCAGCTATGGTGGAGCTTATTCTTGAACGAAACCGGGCTCGCCGTCAGGGTTAA